The following is a genomic window from Procambarus clarkii isolate CNS0578487 chromosome 75, FALCON_Pclarkii_2.0, whole genome shotgun sequence.
ggcggGGTTGCATCCAGAgcggggttgcatcttgggcggGGTTGCATCCAGAgcggggttgcatcttgggcggggttgcatcttgggcggGGTTGCATCCAGAgcggggttgcatcttgggcggGGTTGCATCCAGAgcggggttgcatcttgggcggGGTTGCATCCAGAgcggggttgcatcttgggcggGGTTGCATCCAGAgcggggttgcatcttgggcggGGTTGCATCCAGAgcggggttgcatcttgggcggGGTTGCATCCAGAGCGGGATTGCATCTTGGGCGGGGTTGCATCCAGAgcggggttgcatcttgggcggGGTTGCATCCAGAgcggggttgcatcttgggcggggttgcatcttgggcggggttgcatcttgggcggggttgcatcttgggcggGGTTGCATCCAGAgcggggttgcatcttgggcggGGTTGCATCCAGAGCGGGGTTGCATCCAGAGCGGGGTTGCATCCAGAGCGGGGTTGCATCCAGAGCGGGGTTGCATCCTCTGGCAACTGCTGTGACTCAAGTAAGGTCAAGTTATCCAGCGTATCGACACATCATCTCATGTCACCTATTACCAGACACTCATCCTCTGCTAGTATTCTTAAATTACTCACAgacgtttattatatattttctttctCTGCCCCCTTAATCACAAGACCGGAATAACTCTCACAGGGTAGACTCGTTCCACCCAGGTTACATGGGGTCATAACAgtgtccagcacaaagagaacctcagttgtgcagacctgacaacaatcACTAACGCTCAGATGTAGCCACCCTGCAGCCTTGGAGGGAAGATGAACAGGTCGTATGGggctacacgtgtgtgtgtctgcattggttgatacctatctaccttacagcacagctgagggaggcggggcggccaccttcaggaatACCCAGACaattaacaagtacagggacctagaacgttgttactgtGGAGAACCGActcgtgagatttatatttatttaatttatatgaatttatatagtgtttatatttacattaatttatatacttcgatagcaatttgtatgatggttagcggactgtatttctacaatattcgcacaaatcgactccttgcacattagggagtgggggggggggggttatattaaatttatatatatgcagccactcTTGTGGCTGCatatcactctctcactcttgtgTCTCCCCtggctgtgtgtgtctctggcagCACTCTTGTGTCCGGATTACACAACGTGTTGCAATTATGTAAGACGTGAGGATGTGCCAGGAGTGTGTTAAAGAAGAATATCCAGACAGGGGTACAATCTGTCTGGACACTGGGACATACTTGGcaaatctgcaagggtgccaaggcTGCGGCCACAAGGATACACTCAGTGTGGTCAACAGGACCACCTCAAATGCTCTGGATTCACCACAAGAAGTTATTGAATATGACCATATTTGTGGGAATTGTAATCATGTGATTGCCACTCATGGGCACCGCTTCTGGGTTGAAGATGACTATCAATATTATGAAATGAGCTGCATGCTGTGTGGGGAGGCAGAGGACACGCGATCGTGCTACCCCAACGATCCACGCATGGAAGCCTCCCTATTCTAGAAATACTGAAATACTGATGTATGGAACAGGACATTTTAGAAAGTACCGTATATGAGTTAGATGTTGTGGGGCATAATATGAGTTGTCATTAAGATGTGTTCACATGTATGTAgtgcatttggctgggttaaacttggtttttattttattaaaacaCTAAGTAAGTTGCTGTGTTTTAACCTAGAACAAGTGCAGTGTGCTACATGAGCAACACTAGAGTAAAACAGTGAGGAGTATATTAGTACAGTAATGAAGAGTTCTATTAAATTGTATATTACCTACAGTAATTACTTATCTTTTCCTATTACAGTAGTAAGAAGTAATTAGTTCAACCAAGGTGGTGTAGTCATTTGCTTATCTGGCTTGCAAGTTGACATGttggccaaaccacacactagaaattggagAGACGACGACTTTCGTCTCGCAATCGActcgataatggtccagaatggacAGAAATGGCgtagtctcttcaatttctagtgtgtggtttggtcaacatttttcagccacgttattgtgactcatcatctgcagtgTAACATGTCAGTTTGTTCTggaaaggaagggaactatcaggggaaagtaccaagtcattacgactatatagccctgggaagggggtcaggataaggatttgggacgagaCTGGGggaaggaatgttgcccaaccacttggacggtcggggattgaatgtcggcctgcatgacgcgagaccgtcgctctactgtccagcccaagtggctggagcTGGTCCTAGGGTATAACATGATCTCAAACATAACTGGCCATTGTACACCACCAATATCTTAGCCATCTGTCTTTATCTTGAGCTGGTGCAGTCATAAATTATATCGTTATAAATTATTTCCATTTCTCATAGTTCATATTGTTGGCAAAGACTTTCCTCTTCCAAACTGTGctctgacttgtacttgttttcaGTACTTGTGTTGTGTGGGCTTCTCAGGAGCAATAAAACATCTTAATAATTAGCTACTAGTCAACACTGTACTGAataaaattatttttcttattaagttattacttattattttttctagaaactttccttattaagactattCGTAGCCCAGTTGATAGAGCTTGAGCTTCCCGAGCCCGAGCCTTTGGGAGccgagcccctgttacctagcagtaaaataggtacctgggagttagtcagctgtcacgggctgcttcctgggggtggaggcctggtcgaggaccgggccgcggggacactaaaaagccccgaaatcatctcaagataacctcaagataacctagccattcaaactacagtattaaactacatatattaataattaaattttggaggtcttattgtacagcaagcttagtccaccaggcataaacaaggatgatgacaccaaataatcctcgagCTTGAAACTCGCATCACTACCCATGTACTGGTGTAACCGAGCAGCTGTACTGCTTCCTCTTCcacacctgtcaaagggcacttgcTGTAAAGCAggaaccctatatatatatatcacagctATATCagttattgtatttaatattaataaattaTGTTGGGTTTTCAGacagttacaggttcgtgccgataggctctgagaccctgggtgcctggggtaaatgtgcatttcagttcctaaaggaggtgggtgaggaactatTTATGCAAACTAGAAACCTAAGAGCGGTTAGTTtagtgttccagcgcctcagtgtcgcgatccagagagaggaaatgcttgctgtatcttgggcacgcacccaacctccgaggagttGGATGAAGTCTCTGAACAGTGATTGTTATATCTGTGTGTTTACTGTAAACTCTAACAAAAAgtaataaacaaaataaagatgataaataaagaaaatattaaagtgttcggTGAGAATCCACAAGAATCCACAGAGAATCTTCTCTGAattctctttattttcttcttcgaggctatgggcCTTTACAATTGCCCTCAATTGGTACCccttagtgtgtatatatatatatatatatatatatatatatatatatatatatatatatatatatatatatatatatatatatataatcatgacATACATATCATGCCACTCTCTTTCTCTTGTGTAAAGGTAACAGCAAATCCAAATAAAATCATAAAGTCGCTCAGTCTCCATCACGCATTTTgtaggttaaaaaaaaattatgttttcAGTGTATATCATTCCGATACCATCCATCATTTCCCGCCAG
Proteins encoded in this region:
- the LOC123771804 gene encoding protein Churchill-like, with amino-acid sequence MCQECVKEEYPDRGTICLDTGTYLANLQGCQGCGHKDTLSVVNRTTSNALDSPQEVIEYDHICGNCNHVIATHGHRFWVEDDYQYYEMSCMLCGEAEDTRSCYPNDPRMEASLF